Proteins found in one Chitinivibrionales bacterium genomic segment:
- a CDS encoding 4Fe-4S dicluster domain-containing protein — protein MTIQKEDNSTRNTVIQVAEEGNCLGCGTCEAVCPKKCLRVSLNSRYGRYLPLIDQDTCNNCGKCLSVCPGREILIDQLAKEFIKSDYHRPLLGNYRELLLGYACNASIRYNSASGGLVTALLLYALEKGLIDGALILGTDPRNPLHTIPLIARNRNDILSAMGSKYCPGAVNRGLREILDIPGRYAVAGLPCHVHALRKWQQQSRVLRERIKYVLGLFCANMSTHFGTEYFLRNKNISPKNVTGLRYRAGGWPGVIQVTTNRGTREFKRGTTEKNRKKRRLLTSAFHYDFTVPRCLVCPDQTCELADISFADPHLPELRQKYSDGISWSIVRNRNVADLISAASADNYVWVEPFPLEKALEAQNYKYKESVGGRIAVWKRKGRHVPVFGKDFESTLEAEQAAEMYWWSFYSHNRMLWPLIKITCIIGRKRFSNLRNRSMSIQEKIAGLWKK, from the coding sequence ATGACTATCCAGAAAGAAGATAATAGTACCCGGAATACGGTTATCCAGGTGGCTGAGGAAGGCAATTGTCTGGGATGTGGGACCTGCGAGGCAGTCTGCCCCAAAAAGTGTTTGCGGGTTTCTCTGAATTCCCGTTATGGCCGATATCTCCCTCTCATCGACCAGGACACCTGTAACAATTGCGGAAAATGCCTTTCGGTGTGTCCCGGGCGTGAAATTCTTATCGACCAGTTGGCGAAAGAATTTATAAAAAGCGATTATCATCGTCCACTCCTGGGAAATTACCGGGAACTATTGCTGGGATATGCATGCAATGCATCGATTCGATATAACAGCGCATCTGGTGGCCTGGTTACTGCACTGCTTTTGTATGCGCTGGAAAAAGGGCTGATTGATGGAGCACTCATTCTCGGAACCGATCCCCGGAATCCACTCCATACTATCCCCCTGATTGCCCGTAACCGCAACGACATTCTTTCAGCCATGGGATCGAAATACTGCCCTGGTGCGGTGAACAGGGGCCTGCGGGAAATCCTTGATATCCCCGGACGGTATGCCGTCGCAGGACTCCCCTGTCATGTTCATGCACTCCGAAAGTGGCAACAACAAAGCCGGGTGCTGCGTGAGCGGATCAAATACGTTCTCGGCCTTTTCTGCGCGAATATGTCGACCCATTTTGGAACCGAATACTTTCTTCGGAACAAAAATATCTCCCCCAAAAACGTAACAGGCCTGCGCTACCGTGCCGGCGGATGGCCGGGGGTCATTCAGGTAACAACGAACAGGGGTACCAGGGAATTCAAGAGGGGTACGACCGAAAAAAACCGGAAAAAGCGTCGGCTTTTGACCTCCGCGTTCCATTATGATTTCACGGTTCCCCGCTGTCTTGTCTGCCCGGATCAAACCTGTGAGCTGGCCGACATCTCCTTTGCTGATCCTCACCTGCCGGAATTGCGCCAAAAGTATAGTGACGGCATTTCGTGGAGCATTGTCCGGAACAGAAATGTAGCCGACCTGATTTCTGCGGCTTCCGCCGACAACTATGTCTGGGTGGAGCCCTTTCCTCTCGAAAAAGCATTAGAGGCCCAGAATTACAAATATAAAGAAAGCGTCGGCGGCCGGATAGCGGTCTGGAAAAGGAAAGGAAGGCATGTTCCGGTGTTTGGAAAGGATTTTGAAAGCACCCTGGAAGCGGAACAAGCGGCCGAAATGTACTGGTGGTCCTTTTACAGTCATAACCGAATGCTTTGGCCGTTGATCAAAATAACCTGTATCATAGGCAGAAAGCGATTTTCGAACCTGAGGAACAGATCAATGAGTATTCAAGAGAAGATAGCAGGATTATGGAAAAAATGA